The sequence below is a genomic window from Cucumis melo cultivar AY chromosome 5, USDA_Cmelo_AY_1.0, whole genome shotgun sequence.
GAGTGAACAGCAATGATTGAATGCACCAGGATGTTTATCTTGCAAATTGAAACAAGAAATACCTATCACATTCAGATATCATACCTCAAATCCTGTCATTGAAGTCAAACGGTTGCTTTGCAAACTAATTTTCTTGAGACATTTCAGTCCACAAAGGTTTACTGCCTTAATTCGGTTACGCCCTAACCATAGCTCTTGTAAATTGGTTAAGTTTTCCATATTCTCCATTACCTGTGAAGCAGTGTAGAAACTTAAATCACAACATTATTATCCAAAGATCTTTGGGAAAAAAAGACTCTAGTGGAGATGAAcaaaaaattttatttgtttaattctTCAGAAGAGAATAATCAACTATTATTTTAAAGCTTTTTTGATTCACCATGTGCATTGCGTCTATAATTGCATATAAAGAATACAATAGGAAATAACGCATGAATGACCTACGGAACTTCATACGAACAATTATAATAATGACAGCTCTTTCTAGAAAACACAGATAAAATTCATAAGGTAGACTAATTGATATATGAAATATGTTTAACAAAAGATTTAGAGAGCAAACCCGCAGTCTATTGGAACCAAGCTCAAGAATCTGCAACTGAAGGAAGTGATCTAGCTCTTCCATTTTACTAACTTCATTCTTTGATACATAAAGTTCCTTCAGTGTATTGGAGACCGTCGACAAGCCATGTAACGAAGTGATTTCGTTGAAAGAAACATCAAATACCAAAAGCCTCTTGAATATGCTCGCATCAGGTATCTTCGTCATTTGATTGTCTCTGAGAATAAGTTCCTATAAAACAACGACGATAAATGCAACAAGACTTGTTTCACTTTAACGATCGTCGAGTTACATTTTAGATTATGCGATTAAGTGTGAAAAGTCACCGAGCGACATTAGAATATAGATATAGCTTTGAAACTCTCACTGTACGCATTCACACAGCAAAAACTGCGCGAAAATAGCTCTGTGATAATGTAATGCAAAGAAATATTGTGTCGATTCTGAAATAATTTTCACAAAAACTTGAACACAACGAAGAAGAATGATTGAACACCTCGAGCGACATTAGAATATAGATGTAGCTTTGAAACTCTCACTGTACGCATTCACACAGCAAGAACTACGCGAAAATAGCTCTCTGATATTGTAATGCGAAGACGTcgattttgaaataattttaagAAAGACATGAACACAACAAAGAAGAACGATTGAATACCTCGAGACCTGACAGTGCGTTCCAGCGAGATAGCGATTCAACAGCAGCATTATTGATGAGATTCTGACGAAGAGAGAGCTTCTTCAGGTTCGAGAGCTCTCCAATCCGAGGGTCCAAATTCGTAAGTCGATTCGCAGTCAGGTCCAATTCCGTTAAACTCGAAGGCAACTCGATAGAGTCGAGGTCATGGAGCTGATAGCTGGTGAGATCAAGAACCGTAGAATTAAGATCATCCTCCTTCGATTCCGAAACCGGCGATGGTTCGCTTACGGCGGCCATGCGAAAACTTGAGACGTAGACGGCAAAGAAGCTTGAAGCTGAAGCTTGGTTCGCGGAAAAATGGAGCTTCTGCTTTGCGCTTGATTGATTGGGAAATAGGAATTCTGAATTTGCGTTCTTGAAAGGGAAAAGATCTCTTTTGGTGTCCAACGAAGGAAAGTTAGATGGGCCCGAATTGTCGTGAGGGCCCAATTTATGTAATGGGCTTTCCGAAATCAGATCCAACAAGCTAAGGCCCAGACAATTAGTATGAGAGTTGGAATATAAATTTTGCTCAAGATTTTATTCGTATGTTGCTATATCTCCTGTTTGATGCAAAATTGAGTATCTTCGCAATCTCTTTTGTTCATGTCGAAAAATGGATCAACGATcaaaattgcattttttttttggaaaacaATCCAAATGTCTTGCAAGACGAAGTGAATCTAATACGAGGGTGGTGTACATTGGTACTCTGATGCTCAATTTAATAAAGAATCAAGATGAATGAAAAAGTAGTAGAAAGTAGTCGTGAGTACTTTCGGCGTATTTTTTATGAATGATTTCGATTTGCTTATATGGAGTAATAGACTTGGTATATTTTGTAACAATTTGACTTCATATTGATCCCATATTAGTTCATGAACCAAATGCTTTAGGAAGTTACATTACCACCATTTATAACAATAATTGACGCCTTATCTACTCACCAAAATTTGCCACAAGGCCTAAAGTCCATCTCCAAACCTATCCCGTGTTTATAACTAATTTTTAAATGGTCAAAATCACTCTGAAAATACTTATTTAATCAcgaataataaaataatattattaaagatttattttgaatgatttaaaatatttttcataataattttaaaaacgataaaattgattttaactattttaaaaatcaCTCACAAATTAAACATGTCAGTAGTATCTATTCTCAATACATCAAGTAGATTGGATAAATGTCACTTGATTCCATACCTATGATTAACATAAATGGATTTCATGCGTATGATTAACATAAAACAACactaagaaaaaataaacgaacgcaatcaataaaaaaattgatacGTTTTTTAGAAAAGAATATGTTGTACGTGTCGTTTTATGAAAAGATAGATGACTAGCTATGAACTCGAATAATAATTCGATGGATTCTACTACCTAGGATAGGTCTTAAGCTTTTATTACGTGGATCAAATTACTATTTTGATCTTTATGGTTTGAGCCTTGTTCTAAGTAATGAAACTCTAAGTATAGAATTCACATTACCTTTTATCAAATCAAAATTTGTTACTTAAAATCATATATAGAAAGTAAAATAGGTGAAAATTAGAGAATCGTAATTTGGATCATTCAATCAAACTATCATGCTCATGTTACTTCAATTTGAATTTTCAATGACACGTAATCTTGTTTGAAAATTACATATTTGAATGATATAATGTATGAGTATTTGAATAAACATCGATTGACATATACAAGTGAAAAATACTTAATGAATGGCTTATTGGCCATATAGTACTTAATATGCATTGCAAACATCGTGATTGTTGTAAATTTGAATGACGTGTATAAACTAAAATGATATTCATAACCTCCTCGATGTTTATTTGCTtaatatgatatttttaaatcttccgttttttttttctcattctttttgcTAAAAAAATATGACAACTCAATAGAAAATTTGAGGTAAGATTGATGaagtttttgtttatttaattattattttaaaaaagaagaaatatgataAAGATTCAAAACTCTAtgccacttccctccccatttcatcaagtggtcgtgctagagacagaaacagtcatagataattatgaagaatttgaaaatcGACTATTACATCTAGGGGTGAGCATGGTGGGTCGAAAAATCGAAACAAACAACCGAAACCGAAGGAATCGAGGTCGAGGGTTGGAATAGTACAATCGGCGGTCGAGTTTCAGTTCTAGAAACTCAAAAACCGAACTTTCGGTCGGTTGGTTTGAACCGAcccatgtattttttttaatatatatatatatataatattatataattataagtttaggtttcaaaaagaaataaaacaaaataatgtcattcttaatttttaaaatcgtCTATCAAAAAAAATTTTGCTCCAACCGTAAACTACAATTCATaatatttgtaaaagaaaattcaaagctcgaagcaaaaaaaaaattgaaaaacaaaaaaggaaaaaagaaaggaaagaaaagaaaagaaagtatgAAACATAAACACGAAAAAAcgaaggaggaagaagaaaatcgACCAAAACTGATCGACCAATTGATTGTTGGATCGATCGGTTTTGTTGGAAAGTTTGAGGATGGTTTAGTCGGAAAAACCGACCCCTACCACCCACTACTCACTTCTAATTACATCACcactaaataagaaaaataagaaaatgcattagttattatattattaatattttggaCACAATTATAATTTTGCTTGTAagaacttattttttttttttcttccttaaatGAATAGAAAGCAATTGATAAATCTTTTCCATACGTTTACGTGTCAAGATAAAAGATCGTGGAGATTAgaaactcattcaaatatttgaaCACCAACAATTGGCCACATGGCAATCATATAAACTAAATCCCTAAGTTTAAGTTCATCTCGATTGAGAGTTATATAATGAAGTTTTAGACGTTATTGTTTGAGGAAGTTATGAGTGTGGGGAAAAAGTGAAGAAT
It includes:
- the LOC103497998 gene encoding protein phosphatase 1 regulatory inhibitor subunit PPP1R7 homolog, with product MAAVSEPSPVSESKEDDLNSTVLDLTSYQLHDLDSIELPSSLTELDLTANRLTNLDPRIGELSNLKKLSLRQNLINNAAVESLSRWNALSGLEELILRDNQMTKIPDASIFKRLLVFDVSFNEITSLHGLSTVSNTLKELYVSKNEVSKMEELDHFLQLQILELGSNRLRVMENMENLTNLQELWLGRNRIKAVNLCGLKCLKKISLQSNRLTSMTGFEDCVALEELYLSHNGISKIEGVSTLVNLRILDVSSNKLTSVSDIQKLTCLEDLWLNDNQIESLETIAEDVAGSREKLTTIYLENNPCAKTSNYSARLREIFPNIQQIDSEIFTKL